In Paenibacillus kyungheensis, the following are encoded in one genomic region:
- the rlmH gene encoding 23S rRNA (pseudouridine(1915)-N(3))-methyltransferase RlmH, translating to MHIQIIGVGKLKEKYLVQGIAEYSKRLTPYIKFQTIEVNDEKAPDTLSDAEVRIVKDKEGERILAQIKPDAHVIALTLDGKLWSSEDLASELDRLGTYGSSHVVFVIGGSHGLGDEVLKRAQQKLCFGRMTLPHQLMRLVLVEQVYRAVKINRGEPYHK from the coding sequence ATGCATATACAGATTATTGGGGTCGGCAAATTAAAAGAAAAATATCTAGTACAAGGAATCGCCGAATATAGCAAAAGATTAACGCCGTACATCAAATTCCAGACGATTGAAGTGAACGACGAGAAAGCACCGGATACGTTAAGCGATGCAGAAGTACGGATCGTCAAAGACAAAGAAGGCGAACGGATACTGGCTCAGATCAAGCCAGATGCACATGTAATTGCGTTGACACTAGATGGGAAGCTATGGAGTTCAGAAGATCTAGCGAGTGAACTGGATCGGTTAGGGACGTATGGTAGCAGTCATGTGGTGTTTGTGATCGGTGGAAGTCATGGGCTTGGGGATGAGGTACTGAAGCGAGCGCAACAGAAGTTATGCTTTGGACGGATGACGTTACCGCATCAGTTGATGAGGTTGGTGCTCGTGGAGCAGGTGTATCGGGCGGTGAAGATTAATCGCGGGGAGCCGTATCATAAGTAA